Proteins found in one Aneurinibacillus uraniidurans genomic segment:
- a CDS encoding DUF3900 domain-containing protein yields the protein MEFSVQYVSFFVVRGEGESSDRSYKHFQTLDAEVYTHSPLAAFLDGEFVRIAKRKVERHPKSDQVPTKLGYFIVEPGHDLTSNPNYNLFARLRKADTVEQFRSYSDELVQMYMNTSAVRGGALIVARAGLPKYFDDPFVFVLKCDFEPKVASITDERSLIRNVEMAITAKNMKSIQYPHMPETGMVEESEIKIHQSSHARYFEDFLKFVAYEQSLPEVMNTQMMGLVQQYIETVYDEESEERQREEEAMEIWAASEKRELQEKWAPEQVVEAAAYLVEQKPDLELRLKLDHMTVKAMLSDFGHSVHIARFGGRYVVVLEGDAFEFEKGVSPIELLRPDELEDVLERIREKQPGVSEADLSADVEEDDAPPF from the coding sequence ATGGAATTCAGTGTACAGTATGTTTCATTTTTTGTTGTGCGCGGCGAAGGGGAGTCGTCGGATCGTTCGTATAAACATTTTCAGACGCTTGACGCAGAAGTGTATACGCACAGTCCGCTCGCTGCGTTTCTTGATGGGGAATTCGTTCGCATCGCCAAACGAAAAGTCGAGCGCCATCCAAAAAGCGATCAGGTGCCAACAAAGCTGGGATATTTTATCGTAGAGCCAGGGCATGATCTAACGAGTAATCCGAATTATAATTTGTTCGCAAGGCTTCGAAAAGCAGATACGGTAGAACAGTTCCGCTCCTATAGCGATGAACTTGTGCAGATGTATATGAACACGAGCGCTGTACGTGGCGGGGCCCTCATTGTGGCGCGTGCCGGACTTCCCAAATATTTTGATGACCCGTTTGTATTTGTGCTCAAGTGTGATTTTGAGCCAAAGGTCGCTTCGATTACGGATGAGCGCAGTCTGATCCGCAATGTAGAGATGGCGATTACGGCGAAAAATATGAAGTCGATTCAGTATCCGCATATGCCGGAGACGGGAATGGTAGAAGAAAGTGAAATAAAAATTCACCAATCGTCACATGCCCGCTATTTTGAAGACTTTCTTAAATTTGTTGCTTATGAGCAGTCGCTGCCGGAAGTGATGAATACGCAGATGATGGGGCTTGTGCAGCAATATATTGAGACAGTGTATGACGAGGAGAGTGAGGAACGGCAGCGCGAGGAAGAAGCAATGGAAATCTGGGCGGCTAGTGAGAAGCGGGAACTGCAAGAAAAGTGGGCCCCGGAGCAGGTGGTCGAAGCCGCTGCGTATTTGGTAGAGCAGAAGCCAGATCTGGAACTGCGGCTAAAGCTCGATCATATGACGGTCAAAGCGATGTTGTCTGACTTTGGTCATTCGGTACATATCGCGCGGTTCGGTGGACGTTATGTGGTTGTGCTTGAAGGGGATGCCTTTGAATTTGAGAAGGGTGTGTCGCCGATTGAATTGCTGCGCCCGGATGAATTAGAAGATGTGCTGGAGCGTATTCGGGAAAAACAGCCTGGAGTTTCCGAGGCTGACTTATCAGCCGACGTAGAAGAAGATGACGCCCCGCCGTTTTAG